The Neoarius graeffei isolate fNeoGra1 chromosome 23, fNeoGra1.pri, whole genome shotgun sequence genome segment ACTACAGGAAACACAGTGATGATTTAGATGAAGTGGATTGGGgtctgtggtggtggtgggggggcagTATGTTCTTAGCCACAGGATGAATTTTAGTGCCGGGGTCGCCATtttattttctcctttttttaGATATAAACATCATGTCAAGCACAGAGTTGGTGAAAGGCAGAGTTCTCATGGTGAAGGCTGAAATCCAGGATTTTACCTTTAGTTTTATTAATGCTTCTGCACCAAACCGAGGCTCGGAGCGTGACGGGGTGTTTAACTTATTAAAGGGAAAATTAAACAGTGATCCAGGGGAGTGTGTTTTAATGGGGGGAGACTGGAACTGTTGCACAGATTTTACTTTAGACAGAACTGGAGAAGAGCTGCACATTCAGTCCTCCATTTTATCAAATGTTTTAAAGAAGCCTGATGTGGTCGATGTGTGGAGGATGAAGCACCCttcagcatacatgtcaacctatacggaatgtccgtattttatacggatttgattcaataaacgtagtatacgggcgtacaaataaagttatacggattctttaaaaaaaacttcaatatttatttagagctataatcaattcccacgatgataaaagagtgcatatcattcacaaacgtactgtacaccacagaaagcacacacagccagtaaagagtcttatgaaatcgcgcgttatcttgtggtagcgagacttcgttccacttctgatcatgcgcacactgcattgcgagaatctcgccaaccgggaagtaacattttgtttgaaacgcatatttccacctgagcaactttcactagcgactgaaaagattctgaatgggcgctccggcaagatcaacacagacacttgctgtgacgtgcagcctcgtgaggtattggtgcagagcgctaaaaaagctgtcatggagtacaattcagaacattagaatgacactttgtgtttttgtcaaacattggagctttgtattcattctgaaggtttattgttaatattgaataaaaagtaacttggatatatcattgttaattatcattcaaattttaggtaaattattttaatttgcatcttatacggattttataagggaaatacggattttggaggttggttatacaggtttgattgaccaaaggttgacatgtatgcttcaGTCCAACAGTACACTTGGGTTAAGATATCTGATGGCAGAGTCGGTGCTGCAAGACTGGACAGATTTTGTATTTCTGCTACTTTTACATCAAGAGTTATTGACTGTCATATCTCTCCTGTTGTTTTTACTGATCATCATTTAATTTTAATGGAGCTTTTTTTAATCTCCCACTGGAAAACCAAAGTccttttgaaagaaagaaagaaagaaagaaagaaagaaagaaagaaagaaagaaagaaagaaagaaagaaagaaagaaagaaagaaagaaagaaagaaagaaagaaagaaagaaagaaagaaagaaagaagaaaacacaactttattcatcacacacttgtgaaattcctctcagcatttaccccatctgaagcagtgaacacacacatgcacacacacgtgaacaatgagcgtgcacacacacacacacacacacacacacacacacacacacccagagcagtgggcagccatgctaacagcgcccggggagcagttgggagttcggtgcctcgctcaagggcacctcagcccgaggctgtcccatattaacctaactgcatgtctttggactgtgggggaaaccggagcacccgtttGGCGTTTTAATGTTAAGTTATTACACGATTTTAATCTTTGTGAAAATTTTAAACTATTTTGAACCTACTAGAGATCTGAGAAAAATACCTTTCCTTCACTTACTGAGTGGTGGGAGGAAGGAAAGGCTCAGATTAGAGTTTTCTGTCAGCAGTACTCATCTCATTCCACAACAAAAATCAAGAGAGCTGTCCAGAAACCGGAAAAAGAAATAAGGGACTTGGGAAATCTCTCCATTTCACAGACTGGTCAGCAAAAAAACaatgaactgaactttaaaaGACAGGAACTCAGCTCTCTCCTGCAGGACAGAGCTGAAGGAGCATTAGTCCGAGCACGTTTTACCAAACTTCAAGACATGGATGCACCAACATCTTTCTTTTTTAACTTGGAGAAATCTGTGGTTCAGAAGAAACAAATGGTCTGTCTTCATCCCCCTGATGGAAACATCACCACGGACCCAGCTGAGATGAGGAAGCTTGCAGTGGACTTTTATACAGAACTGTTCAGAGCAGACAGCTGTGATATGAACTCTGCTGCAGAGCTTCTGCAGGGGCTTCCTCAACTGAGCTCAGAGGACCAAGACCAACTGAACACAGATATCACCTTGGATGAACCGACTGCTGCAGTGTCTCAGATGGCACCAGGCAGGGCTCCAGGACTAGATGATCTAACTTCAGACTTTTTTAAACACTTCTGGACAATACTGGGACGGCACCTTTTAGACATTTTTAAAGAGTGTTTTGAAAAAGGAAGACTTCCAGTTTCCTGCAGGTGAGCGGTTCTCTCACTGCTGCCTAAGAAGGGAGACCTGGCCCTGCTAAAGAActggagacctgtagtgcttttgtgcTCGGACTATAAAATCCTTTCAAAGGTTTTATCAAACCGATTAAAAAAATGTTATTGAGTTTTTTATTGGTGCAGATCAATCTTATTACATCCCGGACAGATcaatgtttgataatttatttttaatgtgaGATGTTTTTGATGTCTGtaaattatataatgttaatgctGGTATCATGTCCATTGACTAGGAAAAGGATTTTGATCGTGCAGATCATGGGTTTCTCTTCTCCACGCTGCAGGCTTTTGGAATCGGGGGGAGTTTTTTTATCCTGGGTAAAACTGCTCTACAATCAGGCTTGCTGTTTAGTGAAGGTGGGGGGAGGGTTGAGCCCCTGTGCCAGTTCAGAGAGGGATCAGACAGGGCTGCCCCATCTCAGGCCAGCTCTACAGCATTGCTATTAAACTTCTCCTGTGTTGGCTGAGgagcagtgtggcagcgggggcgtggtcaagtgccggtctgtgataggagggcggagtcagggaaggtaagtggcagaatcactacacctgagggcaattaacctgtgtttgtgtgtcttcccagtgaccgcgtcctacttaaggagggagagcgagagcagagggagctcattCCCGAaccagactgagttttcggacgtgttctcacccctgcctggtcgcaccgacttcatagagcaccacattgagatgcccccaggggtggtagtgtgtagccacccttacaggctacctgaacacaaaaaaaaggtggttcaggaagaactcgaggccatgctcgaaatgggcattgtcgaggagtcccacagtgactggagcagcctggtggtcttggtacccaaggctgacgggtcggtccggttctgtgtggactatagaaaagtcaacgtggtgtctaaatttgacgcgtacccaatgcctcgtattgatgagttgctcgatcgagtaggcatggctcgcttttattcgacactggatttaacaaagggttattggcagaagaCCACAGAGTGCGTAATGGTATTTGTAGGCAGTTTGTAAACGGCTCATGCAGGTTTGGTCCACACTGCTCTTATCTGCATGAATATCCTGCCGTGCCTTTAGTTCAGGTGTGCAGGTACTTCCAGAAAGGAGGCTGCTGGTTTGGCGAGAACTGCAGGTATCTTCATATTGCTGGACCAGACAGTGGCGCTTCTGGTGCCAGGCATGGTTCGGCACCTGTAGTTAATGCTGCATCTGATGAGGCTACAGTTAATGCTGCATCTGATGTTCAAGAGAAAACTGATTCTAAAACAAACCAGCAGGGAGTCCCACTGTTGGAGAGTGGTGCAACAGTTTCAGTTACTCAGGGACAATCTGAGGCCTACAATCAAAGCAAAGATGTCGTCTGTGGAATCTGCATGGACAAGGTTTATGAAAAGGGCACCGTGCAAGAGAGGCGCTTTGGAATCCTGCCCAACTGCAGTCatgccttctgtctcggctgcatCATGACCTGGTGAAAAACCAAAGACTTTCAGGAAGAGGTTATCAAAGCCTGTCCACAGTGTCGAGTCAAGTCCCCTTTTTACATTCCCAGTAAGTACTGGGTTTGTGAGGGGGAGCCAAAGGAAGCACTAATTGATTCATTTAaagaaaggctgcactgtgtggggggccacttttacactccccgacttctctctcccctttatgttgcagacggatgcatcggacagagggctgggggctgttttgtcccaggaggtcaagggggaggaccgcccagtcttgtacatcagcaggaagctgtcggtgcgtgaggggcactacagcaccatcgaaaaagagtgcttggcaatcaagtgggcggtcctcgccctccgttactacctgctgggacgccctttcaccctctgttcgaaccacgcacccctccagtggctccactgcatgaaggatgccaacgcatggatcacccgttggtatctggcattccaaccctttaatttcaaggtggtccacaggccgggggcgcagatggtcgtggcggacttcctctcccgtcaagggggtcgggggtcggctgcaggctggatggctgcctggcctgagttgggcagtgggggtatgtggcagcgggggcgtggtcaagtgccggtctgtgacaggagggcagagtcagggaaggtcagtggcagaatcactacatctgagggcaattaacctgtgtttgtgtgtcttcccagtgaccgtgccctacttaaggaggaagagcgagagcagagggagctcattcccgaaccagacgccggtcgtgtgtgtgtgtgtgtctgttttgtttaaagttgttcactgaaaagtgtggcaataaaagcgctatttctgaacctgatctctgtcctgccatcctctgtgctccacccacccatacaaaccgtTACAAGCAGGTTACAGGGTTTATGTCTCCCAGAGCTGGCTCAGAGCCGCTCTGTAGCCGTATCAGCTTATGCAGATGATGTCAATGTTTTTATCCAAGATCAGAGAGATACCAAGGAACTTAAAGAAAGCCTGGCAGTGTATGAAAAAGCTTCCTCCACCAAAGTAAATTGGGACAAACGTGAAGCCTGCTTGAGAGGTCAGTGGAGCGTAAGAGATATCCCTGATCTTCCTGGGAACCTAAAGTGGGGGAAAAGAAGCATCAAAGTTCTAGAAGTGTACCTAGAGTGTGAGGACTTCCAAAAGCAGAACTGGGAGGGAGTGCTGGAGAAAGTGAATGCCAGATTGTCTAAATGGAAATGGTTGCTTCCCCAGCTATCCTACAGGGGAAGAGTCCTGATAGCTAATAACCTGGTCACCTCTTCTCTTTGGCATAGACTGATCATCTTAGTGCCACCACCAGGCCTCATGAAGGACGTACAGCAGTTCTTGGTGAACTACTTCTGGTCAGGTCAACATTGGCTGAAGGCACTGGTTCTCTACCTCCCTGTAGCAGAGGGAGGACACAGTCTCATGGACATCCTCTCAAGAATTGCTGCCTTCAGACTGCAGATGGCACGGAGGCTACTATACTGCTCTGGCTATTGCTGGCTGACTTCTGCTCAGCTGCTTCTGAGGAAGCCTGGCCAGCCAGCAGGGCCGGATTACGGACCAGGCCAGTGGGGCCGGCGCCCAGGGGCCCAAGGGGTCCAGGGGGGCCCATAGCGATGCCGATGCCAATTGTGACATCAGAGGGCCtctattctctaggatcttatgactACTTACACTGTTACAGGGCATATCTGAAGAAAACAGAGGGACGGGGTGGGTTGGTGGGCGGTGGGGGACGGCAATCAGAGGGCCCCTGGCCCTGCTGTAGTGCCTCTCATGAAAACTCCTGAGGCTGTAACATCTGCCAACTAGGGGTTCAAGGAAGTAGGGGGAATGCTTTCAGAGGATCCTATGATTATGAAAGCCCCTGCTAAGGGTCGTGACTTCTGGCTATCTGGGGGCCCTAGAGAGAGCCCTAACGGGAAAGCGTACTGTTAAgagtagcaccaaattctgggccctatggacctagctcaaatggacccccccacaaaaaaaaaaaactgactcccTATGGGGCCCCCCGATACGTAGGGCCCTGGTGACTGAGTCCCACTTTCCCCCCTACTTCGACGCCCCTGAAGAGAGCCCTCTGATTACAAACGTCCTTACAAAGGGCCTCTGATTTACCAAGGGTTTTGGTGTTGGGGTTCGTTTTTGTTCCTTACTTCATGTCATGTCATAGGCAGATAACAACATGCCTTGTGTGCCTCATGCTGGGGACACATACACGCGAATTTGGCAAAGCGAAGCGAAATTCGCCATTCATTCCTATGAGGGAAGCGAAGTGGGGCGAAGGCAAGTGAACAGGGCGAAGCAAAGTGAAAATATTTGGCCAAGTTTAATATTATGCAAATGAGGAGCGAATTTCACCTGCAGTGGCCAATCAAATCAACAACATAAATGTTTTAATCGATTTGATTCGCCGCTACGACCTCAAAGCCGTTGTAAGGACTAGTGTATTTTCAGTGAGAAATTTCAGAAGTCTAAGTGAAAATCTAATATCGATTTTCCAATGGACTGACCAGAAGGGGCGGAGActtgggctctctctctctctctctctctctctctctctctctctatatatatatatatatatatatatatatatatatatatatatatatgcttccTGCTTCAGTACTCCTCACAACATTCTGACCGTTCAGCTTGACAACTTGCTCTGTGTTCAGCCTGTTCAACCAGACTTGTTCAGCAGTTTAGCATCcaacagcctttttaaaggcttATATCCATTTATATATTATAACACATCACTGCACAttcaaaggttcaaagccttTGTAAAAGGCTAGTGCATTTCCAACAGCCTTTGTGAAGGCtcattgtctttaattattatattaattatatttcattatattatattactagAAACAACACTGCACCttcaaaggttcaaagcctttttaaaggcttattgcctttaattattgtattgtgtgcgcgcgcgcgcatatatataaaatatattattataatCAGTTGTGAGAAATTTAGGAAATCCCAGTGAAAATCCAATAGATATAACACTCCCACATTACACTTGGCATCAGTAATATGGATTGCAAGCAAAAAAGTGGGGcttcaaaacaaaaagccaaaaaaattaGGGAGGCAAAGCAGGCAGATCTTTTTAAAAATGTGCCTCTGATTTCTAACTTTTCGACAAGCCTCAAGATTCAAGTATTGATAATGTCATCAGTGGCCCGAGTTGTAGCAATGAAGAGATCACTACTGGCTTGATCATACAGGAGCCCTCACAGACCCAATCAAGCGTAGACCCGACCTGTCAGGCTCAGGCCTCAGGCCCACAATCAGACCAGGCATTGCCTGAGAAAGTGTTTCCAAGTGAGGAGGAGTGCACGGAGCCCAGTTTCACACCAGAAGCTTGGGACTCCAACTCCAGTTGTGAAACACTTAATGATCCTGCTTTACGGCCAAATACCACAACTGACCAAGACTGCACTCTTGTTAGTACAGGAGACTCACTGTCAGACCAGGCATTGCCTGAGAAAGTCTTGTCAAGTCAGAAGGGGTACACCGAGACC includes the following:
- the LOC132871390 gene encoding LOW QUALITY PROTEIN: probable E3 ubiquitin-protein ligase makorin-1 (The sequence of the model RefSeq protein was modified relative to this genomic sequence to represent the inferred CDS: substituted 1 base at 1 genomic stop codon) yields the protein FNKGLLAEDHRVRNGICRQFVNGSCRFGPHCSYLHEYPAVPLVQVCRYFQKGGCWFGENCRYLHIAGPDSGASGARHGSAPVVNAASDEATVNAASDVQEKTDSKTNQQGVPLLESGATVSVTQGQSEAYNQSKDVVCGICMDKVYEKGTVQERRFGILPNCSHAFCLGCIMTWXKTKDFQEEVIKACPQCRVKSPFYIPSKYWVCEGEPKEALIDSFKERLHCVGGHFYTPRLLSPLYVADGCIGQRAGGCFVPGGQGGGPPSLVHQQEAVGA